In the genome of Sciurus carolinensis chromosome 3, mSciCar1.2, whole genome shotgun sequence, one region contains:
- the Gjd3 gene encoding gap junction delta-3 protein — protein MGEWAFLGSLLDAVQLQSPLVGRLWLVVMLIFRILVLATVGGAVFEDEQEEFVCNTLQPGCRQTCYDRAFPVSHYRFWLFHILLLSAPPVLFVIYSMHQASKEAGGAEAGGAEVAAPCARGRPEGSGAPCALRARRARRCYLLSVALRLLAELAFLGGQALLYGFRVAPHFACAGPPCPHTVDCFVSRPTEKTVFVVFYFAVGLLSALLSVAELGHLLWKGRSRSGERDNRCNREHEEARKLLPPPPPALPSRRPGLDPYAPPAYAHRAPAGDSEEGEGGSGRSKASLATVRQDLTI, from the coding sequence atgggggAGTGGGCGTTCCTAGGCTCGCTGCTGGACGCCGTGCAACTACAATCGCCACTCGTGGGTCGCCTCTGGCTGGTGGTCATGCTGATCTTCCGCATCCTGGTGCTGGCCACCGTGGGCGGTGCCGTGTTCGAGGACGAGCAGGAGGAATTCGTGTGCAACACGTTGCAGCCGGGCTGTCGCCAGACCTGCTACGACCGCGCCTTCCCAGTCTCCCACTACCGCTTCTGGCTCTTCCACATCCTGCTGCTCTCCGCGCCGCCAGTGCTGTTCGTCATCTACTCCATGCACCAGGCCAGCAAGGAGGCTGGAGGCGCGGAGGCTGGCGGCGCGGAGGTGGCAGCGCCGTGTGCGCGCGGGCGGCCAGAGGGCTCGGGCGCTCCCTGCGCCCTGCGCGCGCGCCGCGCGCGCCGCTGCTACCTGCTGAGCGTGGCGCTGCGCCTCCTGGCCGAGCTGGCCTTCCTGGGCGGCCAGGCGCTGCTCTACGGCTTCCGCGTGGCCCCGCACTTCGCTTGTGCTGGCCCGCCCTGCCCGCACACCGTCGATTGCTTCGTGAGCCGGCCCACGGAGAAGACGGTGTTCGTGGTCTTCTACTTCGCCGTAGGGCTGCTCTCGGCGCTGCTCAGCGTGGCCGAGTTGGGCCACCTGCTCTGGAAGGGCCGTTCGCGCTCCGGGGAGCGCGACAACCGCTGCAACCGTGAGCACGAGGAAGCGCGGAAGCTGCTCCCGCCGCCACCGCCCGCCCTGCCATCGCGGCGCCCGGGCCTCGATCCCTACGCCCCACCCGCCTATGCGCATCGGGCACCGGCGGGTGACAGCGAAGAAGGCGAGGGGGGCAGTGGCCGCAGCAAGGCGTCACTGGCCACTGTCCGCCAGGACCTGACCATCtag
- the Rara gene encoding retinoic acid receptor alpha isoform X3, whose translation MSRAVVGGSLGAIETQSSSSEEIVPSPPSPPPLPRIYKPCFVCQDKSSGYHYGVSACEGCKGFFRRSIQKNMVYTCHRDKNCIINKVTRNRCQYCRLQKCFEVGMSKESVRNDRNKKKKEVPKPECSESYTLTPEVGELIEKVRKAHQETFPALCQLGKYTTNNSSEQRVSLDIDLWDKFSELSTKCIIKTVEFAKQLPGFTTLTIADQITLLKAACLDILILRICTRYTPEQDTMTFSDGLTLNRTQMHNAGFGPLTDLVFAFANQLLPLEMDDAETGLLSAICLICGDRQDLEQPDRVDMLQEPLLEALKVYVRKRRPSRPHMFPKMLMKITDLRSISAKGAERVITLKMEIPGSMPPLIQEMLENSEGLDTLSGQPGGGGRDGGGLAPPPGSCSPSLSPSSNRSSPATHSP comes from the exons CCATCGAGACCCAGAGCAGCAGTTCCGAAGAGATAGTGCCCAGCCCTCCCTCACCACCCCCTCTGCCTCGCATCTACAAGCCTTGCTTTGTCTGTCAAGACAAATCCTCAGGCTACCACTATGGGGTCAGCGCCTGTGAGGGCTGCAAG GGCTTCTTCCGCCGCAGTATCCAGAAGAACATGGTGTACACGTGTCACCGGGACAAGAACTGCATCATCAACAAGGTGACCCGGAACCGCTGCCAGTACTGCCGGCTGCAGAAGTGCTTCGAAGTGGGCATGTCCAAGGAGT CTGTGAGGAACGACCgaaacaagaagaagaaggaggtgCCCAAGCCCGAGTGCTCCGAGAGCTACACCTTGACGCCGGAGGTGGGGGAGCTCATCGAGAAGGTGCGCAAAGCGCACCAGGAAACCTTCCCTGCCCTCTGCCAGCTGGGCAAATATACTACG aaCAACAGCTCAGAACAGCGTGTGTCTCTGGACATTGACCTCTGGGACAAGTTCAGTGAACTCTCCACCAAGTGCATCATTAAGACTGTGGAGTTCGCCAAGCAGCTGCCCGGTTTTACCACCCTCACCATTGCCGACCAGATCACCCTCCTCAAGGCTGCCTGCCTGGACATCCTG ATCCTGCGGATCTGCACGCGGTACACACCTGAGCAGGACACAATGACCTTCTCGGACGGGCTGACCCTGAATCGGACCCAGATGCACAACGCTGGCTTCGGCCCCCTCACGGACCTGGTCTTTGCCTTCGCCAACCAGCTGCTGCCCCTGGAGATGGATGATGCTGAGACTGGGCTGCTCAGTGCCATCTGCCTCATCTGCGGAG ACCGGCAGGACCTGGAGCAGCCAGACAGGGTAGACATGCTGCAGGAACCACTGCTTGAGGCGCTGAAGGTCTATGTGCGGAAACGGAGGCCCAGCCGTCCCCACATGTTCCCCAAGATGCTGATGAAGATCACGGACCTGCGAAGCATCAGTGccaagg GGGCCGAGCGAGTGATCACCCTGAAGATGGAGATCCCAGGCTCCATGCCACCTCTTATCCAGGAAATGCTGGAGAACTCGGAGGGCTTGGACACTCTGAGCGGACAGCCAGGGGGTGGGGGACGGGATGGGGGTGGCCTGGCCCCCCCACCAGGCAGCTgtagccccagcctcagccccagctccAACAGAAGCAGCCCAGCCACCCACTCGCCGTGA
- the Rara gene encoding retinoic acid receptor alpha isoform X4, whose protein sequence is MTIETQSSSSEEIVPSPPSPPPLPRIYKPCFVCQDKSSGYHYGVSACEGCKGFFRRSIQKNMVYTCHRDKNCIINKVTRNRCQYCRLQKCFEVGMSKESVRNDRNKKKKEVPKPECSESYTLTPEVGELIEKVRKAHQETFPALCQLGKYTTNNSSEQRVSLDIDLWDKFSELSTKCIIKTVEFAKQLPGFTTLTIADQITLLKAACLDILILRICTRYTPEQDTMTFSDGLTLNRTQMHNAGFGPLTDLVFAFANQLLPLEMDDAETGLLSAICLICGDRQDLEQPDRVDMLQEPLLEALKVYVRKRRPSRPHMFPKMLMKITDLRSISAKGAERVITLKMEIPGSMPPLIQEMLENSEGLDTLSGQPGGGGRDGGGLAPPPGSCSPSLSPSSNRSSPATHSP, encoded by the exons CCATCGAGACCCAGAGCAGCAGTTCCGAAGAGATAGTGCCCAGCCCTCCCTCACCACCCCCTCTGCCTCGCATCTACAAGCCTTGCTTTGTCTGTCAAGACAAATCCTCAGGCTACCACTATGGGGTCAGCGCCTGTGAGGGCTGCAAG GGCTTCTTCCGCCGCAGTATCCAGAAGAACATGGTGTACACGTGTCACCGGGACAAGAACTGCATCATCAACAAGGTGACCCGGAACCGCTGCCAGTACTGCCGGCTGCAGAAGTGCTTCGAAGTGGGCATGTCCAAGGAGT CTGTGAGGAACGACCgaaacaagaagaagaaggaggtgCCCAAGCCCGAGTGCTCCGAGAGCTACACCTTGACGCCGGAGGTGGGGGAGCTCATCGAGAAGGTGCGCAAAGCGCACCAGGAAACCTTCCCTGCCCTCTGCCAGCTGGGCAAATATACTACG aaCAACAGCTCAGAACAGCGTGTGTCTCTGGACATTGACCTCTGGGACAAGTTCAGTGAACTCTCCACCAAGTGCATCATTAAGACTGTGGAGTTCGCCAAGCAGCTGCCCGGTTTTACCACCCTCACCATTGCCGACCAGATCACCCTCCTCAAGGCTGCCTGCCTGGACATCCTG ATCCTGCGGATCTGCACGCGGTACACACCTGAGCAGGACACAATGACCTTCTCGGACGGGCTGACCCTGAATCGGACCCAGATGCACAACGCTGGCTTCGGCCCCCTCACGGACCTGGTCTTTGCCTTCGCCAACCAGCTGCTGCCCCTGGAGATGGATGATGCTGAGACTGGGCTGCTCAGTGCCATCTGCCTCATCTGCGGAG ACCGGCAGGACCTGGAGCAGCCAGACAGGGTAGACATGCTGCAGGAACCACTGCTTGAGGCGCTGAAGGTCTATGTGCGGAAACGGAGGCCCAGCCGTCCCCACATGTTCCCCAAGATGCTGATGAAGATCACGGACCTGCGAAGCATCAGTGccaagg GGGCCGAGCGAGTGATCACCCTGAAGATGGAGATCCCAGGCTCCATGCCACCTCTTATCCAGGAAATGCTGGAGAACTCGGAGGGCTTGGACACTCTGAGCGGACAGCCAGGGGGTGGGGGACGGGATGGGGGTGGCCTGGCCCCCCCACCAGGCAGCTgtagccccagcctcagccccagctccAACAGAAGCAGCCCAGCCACCCACTCGCCGTGA
- the Rara gene encoding retinoic acid receptor alpha isoform X5: protein MVYTCHRDKNCIINKVTRNRCQYCRLQKCFEVGMSKESVRNDRNKKKKEVPKPECSESYTLTPEVGELIEKVRKAHQETFPALCQLGKYTTNNSSEQRVSLDIDLWDKFSELSTKCIIKTVEFAKQLPGFTTLTIADQITLLKAACLDILILRICTRYTPEQDTMTFSDGLTLNRTQMHNAGFGPLTDLVFAFANQLLPLEMDDAETGLLSAICLICGDRQDLEQPDRVDMLQEPLLEALKVYVRKRRPSRPHMFPKMLMKITDLRSISAKGAERVITLKMEIPGSMPPLIQEMLENSEGLDTLSGQPGGGGRDGGGLAPPPGSCSPSLSPSSNRSSPATHSP from the exons ATGGTGTACACGTGTCACCGGGACAAGAACTGCATCATCAACAAGGTGACCCGGAACCGCTGCCAGTACTGCCGGCTGCAGAAGTGCTTCGAAGTGGGCATGTCCAAGGAGT CTGTGAGGAACGACCgaaacaagaagaagaaggaggtgCCCAAGCCCGAGTGCTCCGAGAGCTACACCTTGACGCCGGAGGTGGGGGAGCTCATCGAGAAGGTGCGCAAAGCGCACCAGGAAACCTTCCCTGCCCTCTGCCAGCTGGGCAAATATACTACG aaCAACAGCTCAGAACAGCGTGTGTCTCTGGACATTGACCTCTGGGACAAGTTCAGTGAACTCTCCACCAAGTGCATCATTAAGACTGTGGAGTTCGCCAAGCAGCTGCCCGGTTTTACCACCCTCACCATTGCCGACCAGATCACCCTCCTCAAGGCTGCCTGCCTGGACATCCTG ATCCTGCGGATCTGCACGCGGTACACACCTGAGCAGGACACAATGACCTTCTCGGACGGGCTGACCCTGAATCGGACCCAGATGCACAACGCTGGCTTCGGCCCCCTCACGGACCTGGTCTTTGCCTTCGCCAACCAGCTGCTGCCCCTGGAGATGGATGATGCTGAGACTGGGCTGCTCAGTGCCATCTGCCTCATCTGCGGAG ACCGGCAGGACCTGGAGCAGCCAGACAGGGTAGACATGCTGCAGGAACCACTGCTTGAGGCGCTGAAGGTCTATGTGCGGAAACGGAGGCCCAGCCGTCCCCACATGTTCCCCAAGATGCTGATGAAGATCACGGACCTGCGAAGCATCAGTGccaagg GGGCCGAGCGAGTGATCACCCTGAAGATGGAGATCCCAGGCTCCATGCCACCTCTTATCCAGGAAATGCTGGAGAACTCGGAGGGCTTGGACACTCTGAGCGGACAGCCAGGGGGTGGGGGACGGGATGGGGGTGGCCTGGCCCCCCCACCAGGCAGCTgtagccccagcctcagccccagctccAACAGAAGCAGCCCAGCCACCCACTCGCCGTGA